A stretch of the Panicum virgatum strain AP13 chromosome 9N, P.virgatum_v5, whole genome shotgun sequence genome encodes the following:
- the LOC120687890 gene encoding mavicyanin-like, translated as MRARVVLASAAAVVLLLVLADGGACAMYKVGDLDAWGVPPPSKPDVYKRWAKSIHLALGDSIWFLYPPSQDSVLQVTPQAFAACDLSSPVLKLADGNSVFNLTTPGRAYFTSGAPGHCLKGQKLWVDVPMANGTYLQPSASDLAALAPTPAAEAPEGSLPASAPAGAHPSPALRAVAGAGSVAAAAALSFALPLLL; from the exons ATGCGTGCGCGGGTGGTGTTGGCATCGGCCGCAgcggtggtgctgctgctggtcctggcggacggcggcgcctgCGCCATGTACAAGGTGGGCGACCTCGACGCCTGGGgcgtgccgccgccctccaaGCCCGATGTCTACAAGCGCTGGGCCAAGTCCATCCACCTCGCGCTCGGCGACTCCATCT GGTTCCTCTACCCGCCCAGCCAGGACTCGGTGCTGCAGGTCACGCCGCAGGCCTTCGCCGCCTGCGACCTGTCGTCCCCCGTGCTCAAGCTCGCCGACGGCAACTCCGTCTTCAACCTCACCACGCCCGGCCGCGCCTACTTCACCAGCGGCGCGCCGGGACACTGCCTCAAGGGCCAGAAGCTCTGGGTCGACGTGCCCATGGCCAACGGCACCTACCTGCAgccctccgccagcgacctcgccgccctcgcgcccacgccggcggccgAGGCGCCCGAGGGGTCCCTGCCGGCCTCCGCCCCGGCAGGCGCCCACCCATCGCCCGCGCTCCgggccgtcgccggcgctggaTCCGTCGCCGCTGCGGCCGCTCTCTCCttcgccctccctctcctcctgtgA